A window of Marinobacter sp. es.042 genomic DNA:
GGCCTGTCCATCGGCCACGCGTCGCCGGAAGCGGCCGCCGGCGGAGCCATTGGCCTGATCGAAAATGGCGATACAATCCGCATCGACATTCCGAACCGGAGCATCAATGTGGAGCTGGATCAGCACGAACTGGATCGTCGCCGGGAAGCCAGGGACGCCAAGGGCTGGAAACCGGAACTGCCACGGGAACGCAAGGTGTCTGCAGCCCTGAAAGCCTATGCGCTGCTGGCCACGAGCGCCGATAAGGGCGCCGTTCGGGATCTCGAAAAACTCGACTGAGCACTGAGATCCTGAACCAAAAAAAAGCCCGGCGGGACATCTCGCCGGGCTTTTTTGTTCAGGAAACTCCGATTACCAGAGCGACCAGCCGCCATCTTCCTCTTCTTCAATGGCGTCATCCTGTTCCGGCTCCGGGGCCGAGGTTTCTGCCGCGGAAGAAGCCGACTCCTGAGCCGGCGCGCTGCTAGCTGCGGCGGACTGTGACGGTGCCGAAGCCGCAACCTGAACCGATATCATACCCAAGGCTTCCTTGGTCGGATCGTCCAGATTTCCCGTGGCCTGAAGACCATTATCCTGCTGGAACCGGGTAAGCGCGGACCGGGTTGAGTCATCCATCTGCGGGCTGACATTGGTAATGTCGTATCCTGCTCCGTAGAGCGCGTTCTTGAGTGCAACGATCTCATCCGCGAAGGCTGCAGGGGCAAAGCCCAGTGTGACCGCCAATCCGGCCGCTGCGGCCAGGCGTCCCAATCGGGTAGTTGCGTTTCTCATGGTACTCACCTGCTAACTCCTGATATCTCATTGATATCCGTTTCTTTCTTGTTGTGTGGTGCCTATCTCCACAGGCTGGGGCAAACGGTTAAAAGACTACCATACTTTTGTCGCATGTCGCCTTACGGGACATCATGTCCCGTTTTCTTGCTTTGCGCAGGGGTCTCTTCGTGCGCAGAAGCGGTTGGGCGGTGGGCTTCTTCGCTGAATTCGCGGATGAAAATGCCCCAGAACGCCATAAACAGTGCAGCTACCAGCGGTCCCATTACGAATCCGTTGATGCCGAACATGACAATGCCCCCAAGGGTCGACAACAGAACAATGTAGTCCGGCAGCTTGGTATCACGACCAACCAGTACCGGGCGCAGCAGGTTGTCTGCCAACCCGATGACCACCACACCAAAGGCTGTCAGCACCACCGCTTCGACAACATCGCCCACGGCCGCCAGGTAGATGGCCGCCGGCACCC
This region includes:
- a CDS encoding peptidoglycan-binding domain-containing protein, producing MRNATTRLGRLAAAAGLAVTLGFAPAAFADEIVALKNALYGAGYDITNVSPQMDDSTRSALTRFQQDNGLQATGNLDDPTKEALGMISVQVAASAPSQSAAASSAPAQESASSAAETSAPEPEQDDAIEEEEDGGWSLW